One Alteromonas sp. KC3 DNA segment encodes these proteins:
- the rpmB gene encoding 50S ribosomal protein L28: MSRVCQVTGKRPTVGNNRSHARNATRRRFLPNLQTHRFWVESESRFVKLRLSAKGMRIIDKKGIDSVLTDIRARGEKI; this comes from the coding sequence ATGTCAAGAGTATGTCAAGTAACAGGTAAGCGTCCAACGGTTGGTAATAACCGTTCACACGCACGAAATGCGACTCGTCGTCGCTTTTTACCAAACCTTCAAACACACCGTTTTTGGGTTGAGAGCGAAAGCCGTTTTGTTAAACTACGTTTGTCTGCGAAAGGCATGCGTATCATCGATAAGAAAGGTATTGATTCAGTACTAACTGACATCCGTGCCCGTGGTGAGAAAATCTAA
- the mutM gene encoding bifunctional DNA-formamidopyrimidine glycosylase/DNA-(apurinic or apyrimidinic site) lyase encodes MPELPEVEVSRLGVSPHLLGNKISRVIVRERRMRWPIPEEVSCVEGHIVNAVKRRAKYLLIETDVGTLILHLGMSGKLRVIDAQTPVIKHDHVDIVLETGKCLRFNDPRRFGALLWQAPNTSLSMLENLGPEPLTDEFDDKRLFTLSRNRKGPVKNFIMDNAIVVGVGNIYANEALFLAGIDPRRPAGKISAERYKRLTQTIKQVLAKAIEQGGTTLKDFAQTDGKPGYFAQHLNVYGRKGEACEVCGKAIESKVIGQRNTFFCTQCQR; translated from the coding sequence ATGCCTGAATTACCAGAAGTCGAAGTAAGCCGATTAGGCGTTTCTCCTCATTTGCTTGGCAATAAAATTAGCCGCGTTATTGTGCGAGAGCGCAGGATGCGCTGGCCAATTCCAGAAGAAGTTTCATGTGTTGAAGGCCATATTGTCAATGCCGTTAAACGAAGAGCGAAGTACCTGCTTATTGAAACCGATGTCGGCACCTTGATCCTTCATCTGGGCATGTCAGGAAAATTACGTGTTATTGATGCGCAAACTCCCGTAATTAAACACGACCATGTAGATATTGTACTTGAGACTGGCAAGTGCTTGCGTTTTAACGATCCAAGGCGCTTCGGCGCACTACTTTGGCAAGCGCCCAATACATCGCTCAGTATGCTTGAAAATCTGGGTCCAGAGCCTCTTACTGATGAGTTTGATGATAAACGCTTATTTACCCTTTCTAGAAATCGAAAGGGACCAGTGAAAAACTTCATTATGGACAACGCTATTGTGGTTGGAGTTGGCAACATCTACGCAAATGAAGCCTTATTTTTGGCAGGTATCGACCCTAGGCGTCCTGCAGGCAAAATCAGTGCAGAGCGTTATAAGCGCCTTACGCAAACTATTAAGCAAGTATTGGCAAAAGCTATTGAGCAAGGTGGTACTACGCTAAAAGATTTTGCCCAAACCGATGGTAAACCTGGCTATTTTGCACAGCACTTAAATGTTTATGGCCGCAAAGGTGAAGCGTGTGAAGTGTGCGGAAAAGCCATAGAGAGTAAGGTAATTGGACAGCGTAATACCTTTTTCTGCACCCAGTGCCAGCGCTGA
- the kbl gene encoding glycine C-acetyltransferase, with product MSAAFISHLQSQIEATKQDGLYKKERVITSQQQADIGVANGEHVINFCANNYLGLANNDSLIDAAKQGLDSHGFGVASVRFICGTQDIHKQLESAISDFLGTEDTILYPSCFDANGGLFETLLGPEDAIISDALNHASIIDGVRLCKAKRYRYANNDMAALEEQLKQADADGARFKLIATDGVFSMDGVIADLASICDLADKYDAMVMVDDCHATGFLGENGRGSHEYCGVMGRVDIITGTLGKALGGASGGYTSGKKEVVEWLRQRSRPYLFSNSVAPPIVSASIKVFEMMKEGDALRAQLWRNANHFRTRMEEAGFTLAGKDHAIIPVMLGDARLASDMADKLLEKGIYVIGFSYPVVPKGQARIRTQMSAGHSLEHVDKAVDAFIEVGREMGVIS from the coding sequence ATGTCTGCGGCATTTATTTCTCATTTGCAATCGCAAATTGAAGCCACCAAACAAGATGGTTTGTACAAAAAAGAACGTGTAATTACGTCTCAGCAACAAGCTGACATCGGCGTAGCTAATGGCGAACACGTAATTAACTTTTGTGCCAACAACTACCTTGGATTAGCAAACAACGACAGCTTAATCGACGCCGCAAAACAAGGCTTAGATAGCCATGGCTTTGGTGTAGCATCGGTACGCTTTATCTGCGGCACTCAAGACATTCACAAGCAACTAGAAAGTGCTATTAGTGACTTTCTAGGCACAGAAGATACCATTCTTTACCCATCGTGCTTCGACGCAAACGGCGGTTTGTTTGAAACGTTACTTGGCCCAGAAGATGCCATTATTTCTGACGCGCTAAATCACGCCAGCATTATCGATGGCGTGCGTTTGTGTAAAGCAAAACGTTATCGCTATGCCAATAACGACATGGCCGCATTAGAAGAGCAGCTTAAACAAGCTGATGCCGATGGCGCTCGCTTTAAACTTATCGCAACAGACGGTGTTTTCTCAATGGACGGCGTTATTGCCGACCTAGCGTCAATTTGTGATTTAGCGGACAAATACGATGCCATGGTAATGGTAGACGATTGTCACGCTACGGGTTTCTTGGGTGAAAATGGTCGTGGTAGCCATGAGTACTGCGGTGTAATGGGCCGTGTTGACATCATTACCGGTACATTAGGTAAAGCCCTAGGCGGTGCGTCTGGTGGTTATACTTCGGGCAAAAAAGAAGTCGTTGAATGGCTACGTCAGCGTTCGCGCCCTTACTTGTTCTCAAACTCTGTTGCGCCACCCATTGTATCTGCATCAATTAAAGTGTTCGAAATGATGAAAGAGGGCGACGCGCTTCGTGCTCAACTATGGCGTAATGCAAACCATTTCCGCACGCGTATGGAAGAAGCCGGCTTTACACTTGCAGGTAAAGATCACGCTATTATTCCTGTTATGTTAGGTGACGCTCGTCTAGCCAGTGACATGGCTGACAAACTGCTTGAGAAAGGCATTTACGTCATTGGCTTCTCGTACCCAGTTGTACCCAAAGGTCAGGCACGTATTCGTACTCAAATGTCAGCAGGTCACAGCCTAGAACACGTTGATAAAGCGGTCGACGCGTTTATTGAAGTAGGTCGTGAAATGGGAGTAATTTCATGA
- a CDS encoding substrate-binding domain-containing protein: MKKPALRWLSVVFDYKRIPKAILVSIVFFACVSRADAAELYVMVNESVSVTELNRTDLRQIFTGHRQYWSDGTKITVFVLHDNNELHKQFCRDVLQMFPYQLSRLWDQITYSGQGVTPVRVSSYQALIEALESTKGAIGYLETSEVVNLRRVEVEES, translated from the coding sequence ATGAAAAAGCCCGCTTTGCGATGGCTGTCTGTGGTTTTTGACTATAAACGCATACCAAAAGCAATACTTGTCAGTATTGTCTTTTTTGCATGCGTGTCACGGGCTGATGCCGCAGAGCTTTATGTCATGGTGAATGAGAGTGTTTCGGTGACTGAGCTAAATCGCACTGATCTTCGTCAGATATTCACCGGCCATCGACAATACTGGAGCGACGGCACTAAAATCACAGTATTCGTACTGCACGACAATAACGAACTACATAAACAATTCTGTCGAGACGTTCTACAAATGTTCCCTTATCAGTTGTCCCGCCTTTGGGACCAAATTACGTACTCAGGCCAAGGCGTGACCCCTGTACGTGTATCTTCTTATCAAGCACTCATTGAAGCGCTTGAGAGTACAAAAGGCGCAATAGGCTACTTAGAGACTTCTGAGGTAGTCAATCTACGACGCGTTGAGGTGGAAGAATCATGA
- the coaD gene encoding pantetheine-phosphate adenylyltransferase yields the protein MHTRALYPGTFDPITNGHADLIERASQLFSHVIVAIASNPSKKPLFTLEERVEMIKKVTADLPNVEVVGFTGLLADFADQQNATILIRGLRAVSDFEYEFQLANMNRRLNPKLESVFLTPAEENSFISSTLVKEVALHRGAVDGFCHPVVEQALKDRLHKKT from the coding sequence ATGCATACCAGAGCACTTTATCCCGGCACTTTTGACCCTATTACTAACGGTCATGCAGATTTAATTGAACGTGCGTCTCAGCTATTTTCACATGTTATCGTGGCAATCGCCTCTAACCCCAGTAAAAAACCACTGTTCACGCTAGAAGAGCGTGTCGAGATGATAAAAAAGGTTACCGCTGACCTACCGAATGTTGAAGTCGTTGGCTTCACGGGCTTATTAGCGGATTTTGCTGATCAGCAAAATGCGACCATTCTTATTCGCGGGTTACGCGCGGTCTCAGACTTTGAATACGAGTTTCAACTTGCCAATATGAACCGTAGGCTAAACCCCAAACTCGAAAGCGTATTTCTTACTCCGGCTGAAGAAAATTCCTTTATCTCGTCGACATTAGTAAAAGAAGTCGCCCTTCACCGCGGTGCAGTTGACGGTTTTTGCCACCCAGTAGTAGAGCAAGCCCTTAAAGATAGATTGCACAAAAAAACGTAG
- a CDS encoding 3-deoxy-D-manno-octulosonic acid kinase yields MATIRRDIGAGHHFIFDDSLVSQPNEDMFTPHFWHLENKVTGQAKGRGTTIFIEHEHQHWVLRHYIRGGLVGKLLSDQYVFLGVERSRPFEEFRLLAHMRDKGLRVPAPVAARIHRRGVIYRGDLMTQTIPNSHDLHRMLCEKPLNESDWQNVGKALAEMHNCQVYHHDANIRNIMMDDKRDIWLIDFDRCHFRSGDKWKKENLARLLRSLHKEKAKNLVFHWQIEQWQSCIDGYNAVSNTAV; encoded by the coding sequence ATGGCGACAATACGACGAGACATAGGTGCAGGACACCACTTTATTTTCGACGATAGCTTGGTCAGTCAACCAAACGAAGATATGTTCACGCCACACTTTTGGCACCTAGAAAACAAAGTAACAGGGCAAGCAAAGGGCCGTGGTACGACCATTTTTATTGAACACGAGCACCAGCATTGGGTGCTGCGTCACTACATACGCGGCGGCCTTGTAGGTAAGTTGCTCAGTGACCAATATGTCTTTTTGGGTGTTGAACGTTCTCGTCCGTTTGAAGAGTTCAGGCTACTTGCGCATATGCGCGACAAAGGGCTTCGCGTACCAGCACCTGTTGCCGCCCGTATTCATCGTCGAGGGGTTATTTACCGCGGCGACTTGATGACGCAAACCATTCCAAACAGTCACGATTTGCATAGAATGCTATGTGAAAAGCCGCTTAACGAAAGTGACTGGCAAAATGTTGGAAAAGCCTTAGCTGAAATGCATAACTGTCAGGTTTATCATCACGACGCTAATATTCGCAATATTATGATGGATGATAAGCGTGATATTTGGCTTATCGACTTTGATCGCTGCCATTTTCGGTCCGGTGACAAGTGGAAGAAAGAAAACTTGGCTCGCCTACTTCGCTCATTGCATAAAGAGAAAGCCAAAAACCTTGTGTTTCACTGGCAAATTGAGCAATGGCAAAGCTGTATTGATGGTTACAACGCGGTAAGCAACACCGCAGTGTAA
- a CDS encoding putative bifunctional diguanylate cyclase/phosphodiesterase, whose product MTVRVSFTTKTIVILLAMVLTVTVVISTVLIKESDARVLREQRENQISHQRRVQLFEEILHNRMITLIDIISHRSDPTNVNLDELHTTLNSLSEYLILNFQVEQLLLFDQAGAINKDNIKVSDAVSQLVSTTRASFESRSILSCTRVCTHYISIPVMASTDNIPVIVVSTSMRELLYLFSRATDVHKVAIVQQKNTPLGNPQLVVASQLSAANRQYLNNLLLAFPAGWSLDDLIIRGMNVPLGSQQLLVSLLPFSHASGDDPYLLIVQDITAMVQQNKQYQVIVISSAIALFCVFSLLLYIFLNQYRTRLLGVSERLPMLADHKFNEFYTSAAKRRKKPFFNLTDELDVVEDAANNLARQLESFDGQMAVNTAKLEKMAMFDVLTGLPNRNMLTFQIEKQLAGSLRDDRLVALMFMDLDDFKKVNDSHGHDVGDKLLKAAAMRISKPIRETDIASRFGGDEFVVLLSNIETKKQVDIVAQKLIDEFNKPIEVDGTSFYVSISIGIAITSHARATPVELLRHADIAMYEAKAKKGAGYRVYDATMNLKVMQKVELESEAREALRDNQFSLALQPQVEMHTGKLVGFEALLRWAHPTKGDISPAEFIPLLENTSFMLELDYWVVTRSTNIIRELKNNGYRDLKLAINLSAGQFLDPSLPEFLQQQIIQNEIAPEQVCLELTETVLVSDIDRATGIMRTIRDMGCMIAIDDFGTGYSSLSYLKALPADFIKIDRSFVANIANSADDRNIVHSTIAMVSNMGMEVVAEGIESGEQYELLCHFDCHIGQGYLISKPIPESAIWDVLHDKVSLGFWKESA is encoded by the coding sequence ATGACCGTTCGCGTCTCTTTTACCACCAAGACCATTGTCATCCTTTTAGCCATGGTACTTACCGTTACTGTGGTTATTTCTACTGTGCTTATCAAAGAGTCAGATGCGCGTGTATTACGGGAGCAACGTGAAAATCAAATTAGCCATCAACGACGGGTGCAATTGTTCGAGGAAATTCTACACAACCGTATGATTACGCTGATTGACATCATTAGCCACCGTAGCGATCCAACCAATGTCAATTTAGATGAACTGCACACAACGCTTAACAGCTTAAGTGAATATCTCATTCTTAACTTTCAAGTAGAGCAGCTGCTTCTGTTTGACCAAGCTGGTGCAATTAACAAAGACAATATTAAGGTTAGCGATGCAGTGTCTCAACTTGTGAGTACTACTCGCGCGTCATTCGAAAGCCGCTCAATACTCTCTTGTACCAGAGTGTGCACGCACTACATCTCTATTCCCGTTATGGCCAGTACAGATAATATTCCTGTTATTGTGGTGTCTACTTCTATGCGAGAGCTACTGTATCTTTTCAGTCGCGCTACAGATGTACACAAAGTGGCCATAGTGCAACAAAAAAATACACCTCTAGGCAATCCTCAATTAGTGGTTGCTAGTCAATTGTCTGCGGCAAACAGGCAGTATTTGAACAATCTTCTCTTAGCTTTTCCCGCCGGTTGGTCATTGGATGATTTAATCATTCGAGGTATGAACGTACCATTGGGTAGTCAGCAATTGCTGGTCAGCCTATTGCCCTTTAGCCATGCTAGTGGCGATGATCCTTACTTGCTCATTGTGCAAGATATAACAGCAATGGTGCAGCAAAATAAGCAATATCAGGTAATTGTTATCTCAAGTGCTATAGCGCTGTTTTGTGTGTTCTCATTATTGCTGTATATATTTCTAAATCAGTATCGCACGCGTCTTCTGGGCGTAAGTGAGCGTTTGCCTATGCTGGCTGATCACAAATTTAACGAGTTCTACACCTCTGCTGCAAAACGCAGGAAAAAGCCGTTTTTTAACTTAACTGACGAACTGGATGTGGTTGAAGACGCCGCCAATAACTTAGCTAGACAACTAGAAAGCTTCGACGGCCAAATGGCGGTTAACACTGCTAAATTAGAAAAAATGGCAATGTTTGATGTGCTCACTGGGTTGCCTAATCGCAATATGCTTACGTTTCAAATTGAGAAACAACTGGCTGGTTCTTTGCGCGATGACCGCTTAGTGGCACTTATGTTTATGGATTTGGACGACTTTAAGAAAGTAAACGACAGCCACGGCCATGACGTTGGAGATAAATTGCTAAAAGCCGCGGCTATGCGTATTTCCAAACCCATACGCGAAACAGACATTGCGTCGCGCTTTGGTGGTGACGAGTTTGTAGTATTGCTGTCTAACATTGAAACCAAAAAGCAGGTGGATATTGTTGCGCAAAAACTCATAGACGAGTTCAATAAGCCCATCGAGGTAGACGGCACCTCTTTTTACGTCTCTATTAGCATAGGTATTGCAATCACCAGTCATGCTCGCGCTACGCCAGTAGAATTGTTGCGTCACGCTGACATTGCTATGTATGAAGCAAAAGCGAAAAAAGGTGCAGGGTATCGGGTGTACGATGCCACCATGAATTTAAAGGTAATGCAAAAGGTAGAACTAGAATCGGAGGCGCGCGAAGCCTTACGCGACAATCAGTTCTCTTTGGCGCTACAGCCTCAAGTCGAAATGCATACCGGTAAGTTAGTGGGTTTTGAAGCATTGCTGCGCTGGGCTCATCCTACCAAGGGTGATATATCACCTGCTGAATTCATTCCGCTGCTTGAAAACACCTCTTTTATGCTAGAGCTCGATTATTGGGTTGTTACACGGTCAACCAATATCATTCGAGAGCTTAAAAATAATGGGTACCGCGATCTTAAATTAGCCATCAACTTGTCGGCAGGGCAATTTCTTGACCCTAGTTTGCCTGAGTTTCTACAACAGCAAATTATTCAGAACGAAATTGCACCAGAGCAAGTGTGCCTAGAGCTCACAGAAACCGTACTGGTGTCTGATATAGACAGAGCAACAGGCATTATGCGCACTATTCGCGACATGGGTTGTATGATTGCTATTGATGACTTCGGAACGGGGTATTCTTCGCTGAGCTACTTAAAAGCGCTACCAGCGGATTTCATTAAAATTGACCGCTCTTTTGTTGCCAATATTGCCAACAGTGCCGACGACAGAAATATTGTGCATTCCACTATCGCGATGGTGAGTAACATGGGGATGGAAGTCGTTGCTGAAGGGATCGAGTCTGGTGAGCAATACGAGCTCTTGTGTCATTTCGATTGCCATATTGGGCAAGGCTACTTAATCAGTAAACCTATTCCTGAATCTGCTATTTGGGACGTACTTCACGACAAAGTGTCACTGGGTTTTTGGAAAGAGTCAGCCTAG
- a CDS encoding YjbH domain-containing protein, with protein sequence MNVSLISKKTALAIVVGSVLSSAAHADTQIRVKPSQMVQGGNGLIQTPTARMRDEGGMAINYTDNGEYRFWSVNIQLYDWMEATARYTDVRTQLYSQVDSFSGDQTLKDKGLDVKFRLWKESYYLPDISVGFRDFGGTGFFESEYVNASKSVGPFDFHLGVGWGYMGTADDITNPFCKLKDSFCERPEGFSGRGGKVDYDQFFKGTMAFFGGIEYQTPWEPLTLKLELEGNDYSRDRAGRLEQDSRWNIGAVYRYKDLDFSLNYQRGNTVGFGVTYRFNMNTASQIKFDEKPRNLRVRNTPKSIDDVNKARLYSDLLRESGFVLSDAKIEEDSATFYGTQLSYRDQDEAIERTGRIIASELPDSVETYHIVDNSGGIPMVDTQVDAEAFIAAARYESVDADITDTYFRVAPNKEQLEEYNPRNTTGAFYSADFFFTQSFGNPEDFYLYQTGLLLTGGYAVDENLAFISSARVTLLDNFDKFNYLVDNEEVALPRVRTRVREYVSENDVWLDTAFLQYKDNISENVFGQVYAGYLETMFAGAGGEILYRPVDSRVAYGLDLNYVKQRDPYSQLGTEEYEAFTGHASVYWKPEFLHDTQISVSAGQFLAKDKGVNIDFAKRFDSGIIVGAFAAFTDVSSEEYGEGSFTKGFYISIPTDLFLLEPTKGRGLFPWVPISRDGGQMLRRPIRLIDATEVRSPFFD encoded by the coding sequence ATGAATGTGTCATTAATTTCAAAGAAAACAGCGCTGGCTATAGTGGTAGGCAGCGTGTTGTCCTCTGCTGCTCATGCCGATACGCAAATCCGCGTTAAGCCTTCTCAAATGGTACAAGGCGGCAATGGGCTTATCCAAACTCCAACGGCACGAATGCGTGACGAAGGCGGTATGGCTATTAACTATACTGACAATGGTGAATATCGCTTTTGGTCCGTAAATATTCAGCTTTACGACTGGATGGAAGCCACTGCCCGCTATACTGACGTGCGTACGCAGTTATACAGTCAAGTTGATTCATTCAGTGGTGATCAAACTCTTAAGGACAAAGGTCTAGACGTTAAGTTCAGACTGTGGAAAGAAAGTTATTACTTGCCTGACATCAGCGTGGGCTTTCGTGACTTTGGCGGAACGGGCTTTTTTGAAAGCGAGTATGTGAATGCCAGTAAATCAGTAGGTCCATTTGATTTCCACCTTGGTGTAGGTTGGGGTTATATGGGTACTGCAGATGACATTACTAACCCATTTTGTAAGCTAAAAGATAGCTTCTGTGAGCGCCCAGAAGGTTTTTCTGGTCGCGGTGGAAAAGTCGACTACGATCAGTTTTTTAAGGGCACGATGGCGTTTTTTGGGGGTATTGAGTATCAAACCCCTTGGGAGCCACTTACGCTTAAACTCGAGCTTGAAGGTAATGACTATTCGCGCGACAGAGCGGGGCGTCTGGAGCAAGATTCGCGTTGGAATATTGGTGCGGTATATCGCTATAAAGATCTTGATTTCAGCCTGAATTATCAGCGTGGTAATACAGTTGGATTTGGTGTTACATATCGTTTCAATATGAATACGGCGTCGCAAATTAAGTTTGATGAGAAGCCTAGAAACTTGCGCGTGCGTAACACGCCAAAAAGTATTGATGATGTTAACAAAGCGCGCCTCTACAGCGACTTACTTAGAGAAAGTGGCTTTGTATTATCTGACGCCAAAATAGAAGAAGACAGCGCAACATTTTACGGTACGCAGCTTTCTTATCGCGATCAGGACGAGGCTATCGAACGAACTGGTCGTATAATTGCGTCAGAACTGCCAGACAGCGTTGAGACATACCATATTGTTGATAACAGTGGCGGCATACCAATGGTGGATACGCAGGTTGATGCCGAGGCTTTTATTGCGGCTGCGCGCTATGAATCTGTTGATGCAGATATTACTGACACCTACTTTCGCGTAGCACCTAATAAAGAGCAACTTGAAGAGTACAATCCGAGGAATACGACAGGCGCGTTTTATAGTGCGGACTTTTTCTTTACGCAATCTTTCGGTAATCCGGAAGATTTTTACCTGTATCAAACGGGTTTGTTGCTAACAGGTGGATATGCAGTTGATGAAAACTTAGCATTTATAAGCAGTGCGCGTGTTACGTTGCTTGATAACTTCGATAAATTCAATTATCTGGTAGACAACGAAGAGGTCGCGTTGCCCCGTGTAAGAACACGTGTTCGTGAATATGTATCTGAAAACGACGTGTGGTTAGACACTGCATTTTTACAGTACAAAGACAATATAAGCGAGAACGTTTTTGGACAAGTATACGCTGGTTATTTAGAAACTATGTTTGCGGGTGCTGGTGGTGAAATACTGTATCGCCCAGTAGACAGTCGCGTAGCTTACGGTTTAGATCTTAACTATGTAAAACAGCGCGATCCTTACAGCCAACTTGGTACTGAAGAGTACGAAGCCTTTACAGGGCATGCAAGCGTATACTGGAAGCCCGAATTCCTGCACGATACGCAAATTAGTGTGAGTGCAGGGCAATTTCTTGCTAAAGACAAGGGCGTAAATATTGATTTCGCCAAACGCTTCGACAGCGGGATCATTGTAGGGGCATTTGCCGCGTTTACCGATGTCTCGTCAGAAGAGTATGGTGAAGGAAGCTTTACCAAAGGTTTCTATATTTCGATACCCACAGACCTGTTCTTGCTAGAGCCTACCAAAGGGCGTGGACTGTTCCCTTGGGTACCGATTTCACGTGACGGTGGTCAGATGTTACGTCGACCAATTCGACTTATAGATGCAACGGAAGTTAGGTCGCCGTTCTTCGATTAA
- a CDS encoding glycosyltransferase family 9 protein, which produces MGKKICLMRLSAIGDVCHAAAMVTRIQTQWPDAEITWVIGKIEYQLLKLMPNIRFIVFDKSQGKVAVEALKQAVAGETFDALLMMQVALRANLASRVIKAKQRIGFDWARSKELHWLFANKRIAANRHAHVLDGFMDFADALGVPKVLTPSWAIPVSEDDHLWGEKQANSLGKYVVISPAASKAERNWLPERYASIADYIQSKDVTVILCGGPGKLDRETADAIKAHASTELLDYTGQTSLHQLLMLLQHAMLVIAPDTGPAHMATTVGTPVIGLYAHSNPRRTGPYNNLDNVVSVYDECVENQKGKPWTELAWGTRAKGSDLMEKISVEMVKQKIVPFVG; this is translated from the coding sequence GTGGGAAAAAAGATTTGTTTAATGCGTTTATCGGCAATAGGTGATGTTTGTCACGCAGCTGCCATGGTAACTCGAATTCAAACTCAGTGGCCCGATGCTGAAATTACGTGGGTTATTGGCAAGATTGAGTATCAACTGCTTAAGCTCATGCCAAATATCCGCTTTATTGTGTTTGATAAGTCACAGGGCAAAGTCGCTGTTGAAGCACTAAAACAGGCCGTGGCGGGCGAAACATTTGATGCGCTACTCATGATGCAAGTTGCACTGCGCGCCAATTTGGCGTCGCGGGTAATAAAAGCGAAACAACGAATTGGCTTTGATTGGGCGCGCAGTAAAGAGCTGCATTGGTTATTCGCTAACAAACGTATAGCAGCTAATCGTCATGCCCATGTGCTTGATGGCTTTATGGACTTTGCTGATGCCTTGGGTGTACCTAAAGTTTTAACGCCATCTTGGGCCATTCCTGTATCTGAAGACGATCACCTATGGGGAGAAAAACAAGCGAACTCACTAGGAAAATATGTCGTTATTTCACCAGCGGCCAGTAAAGCAGAAAGAAATTGGTTACCAGAACGATACGCAAGTATAGCCGATTATATCCAATCAAAAGACGTGACTGTGATACTGTGCGGCGGCCCCGGAAAGCTAGATAGAGAAACAGCAGATGCCATAAAAGCGCATGCTAGCACCGAGCTTCTCGATTACACTGGGCAAACCTCTTTGCACCAATTACTCATGTTATTACAGCACGCTATGCTAGTAATTGCGCCTGACACTGGCCCAGCACATATGGCAACTACAGTGGGTACACCGGTAATTGGGCTATACGCACATTCGAATCCCCGTCGAACTGGACCATACAACAATTTAGACAATGTGGTATCGGTGTATGACGAGTGTGTAGAAAATCAAAAGGGTAAACCTTGGACAGAGTTAGCGTGGGGAACCCGAGCCAAGGGTAGTGATTTAATGGAAAAAATTTCCGTTGAGATGGTGAAACAAAAAATCGTGCCATTTGTAGGTTAA
- the rpmG gene encoding 50S ribosomal protein L33, protein MRDKIKLVSSAGTGFFYTTDKNKRNMPGKMEIKKFDPVVRKHVMFKEAKIK, encoded by the coding sequence ATGCGTGATAAAATTAAACTAGTTTCTTCAGCAGGTACAGGTTTCTTCTACACTACTGATAAGAACAAGCGTAACATGCCTGGCAAAATGGAGATCAAAAAGTTTGATCCTGTTGTGCGTAAGCACGTTATGTTCAAAGAGGCAAAAATCAAGTAA